The DNA window gtctcttacgagaatcagctgaataatattatttgatattttacggtaatgtgttaataatttcacacataagtcactcctgagtattagtcgcacccctggccaaactatgaaaaaaactgcgacttatagtccgaaaaatacggtagattttGAAAAAGTAGAATCTGAATAAATAAGACTAACcatagggatgggaattgatttttttccAGCACATCTAGTAttttacatgtatacatatttaaagaAATTATTTTGTCATTGAAAAAATTGTCAaaggtttatttgtattttactttcttccccaaaattaaaaaaaaaaaaatcaattatgaaAATAGTGTCATAGGATTATTTTACTCCCATAATATATTTAGGATAAAatgaaaagcaaaaataaaactaagtaccgtatttccttgaattgccgcagggcatatagtatgcgcctgccttgaattactgcctggtcaaactcgcttcgcaaaataattagcgcatgcttagtattactgcctggtcaaactcgtgacgtcacgagtgacacttcccctgtcatcatttttaaaatgaaggacgctgatttcaataccggttatttgaaatcgcataaagggatgaagattaagagctattcagtaggatttaaggtccaagcttacatcacactcaaatttttactgcatgcctttggtaagtcccggagtgagaagaggttttaaaataattagtgccccggcagcaattcaagggaatacggtatgtttaaaaacacacatagggtttttttcaaatgtaaaatAATACTTATGGGGGattaaatacaaaatatgtaaaaacaaatgtatagATATGAAATATTGTTATATTGatcaaaataaaacttttaagACATGCATTTATTAAGGCCTTGAAATATGATTATTATATGCAAATCTTTTTTGTTTATTGTATATTTCTTTGAATTCCGTTTTTATGTATTTCCTAAGCAACTGtagcacaacttttttttttaaatttcccctcAGAAATCCTCTCGGACCCCACAGTAACAAACAGGCTGTCTGACACCAAGGCTGCTGGAGAAGTGAAAGCCCTGGAAGACTTCTACAAGATGCTCCAGCATGAGCCTGACAGAGCTTTTTATGGGTTAGACCTGTCACGATcacgcaggctgacacaaataaTCAACTATTGTCTGCTTCCTCACAGGGTGGCTCATGTGGAGAAGGCTGCAGACGCCCTCGCCGTCGACACTTTAATGATCAGCGATAAGCTGTTCAGGTAGGGGAGACGCAGAAAAACTCTTCACATGCTAGGACACCTGCAAGGTACTATTTGTCTCGTCTGCGCAGGCATCAGGAAGTCTCTAGCAGGGCTCGCTATGTCCGCTTGGTAGACAAAGTAAGAGACAGTGGCGGCAATGTCAGGTAAGAACCCTCTATTTTGTCCTGAGCCTAAAAGATGGGATTGgcgcaaatgtttttgtttcctctTCACACAGAATATTCTCCAGCCTTCACGTCTCGGGTGAACGTAAGTTGCACAGAACAACAAGCCTACTTTCAAATAACTCCTTTGCATTTTTTTCACTATAGAAGCACACAATTGAATGCTAACTTCTTTGCGGCTTTAGATCAAAGTtgtccaaactatggcccgctGACATCTTTAATTTGGCCTGTGAGACATCATGACTTTAATAAGGACACTTACTCACAGGGAGAttgcatttattttaattttgatgcTGCTATAAtgttgccatcttttggacaaagtGTGTAGTTCAGGTCAATGATCTTTAATTGCTCTATGTGCACAGCATATACTTCTATGACCCAATGTATACGATCTTatttagtcatggtgcaaaaaaattaataaatatatatatatatatatatatatatatgtatatatatatatatatatatgtacacacatatatatatatatatgtacatacatatatatatatatatatatatatatagccaaaagtatttagccaccctttcaggtgtcctaatcacttggtctgaccacaggtgtatacaatcaagcacttatgCATGGAGACtctctacaaacatttgttcGAGAATGGAccactctcaggagctcagtgatttccagcgtggaaatgtcataggatgccacctgtgcaacaaatccagtcgtgaaatctcctcgctcctaaatattccaaagtcaactgtctgctttattattataagaaaatgaaagagttggggaacaacagcaactcggcCACAAAGTGGTCGGCCACTTAAACTGGCAGAAAGGGGGTCAGCGAATGCtcaagcgcatagtgcaaagactttctgcacagtcaattgctacagagctccaaagttcatgtgaccttccaaattagcccacgtacagtacgcagagagcttcatggaacgggtttccatggccgatcagctgcatctaagccatacatcaccaagtccaatataaagcgtcggatgcagtggtgtaaagcacgctGCACCGGACTCTAGAGAAGTGGATAcatgttctctggagtgatgaataatgaatttccatctggaaatctggtggacaagtctgggtttggaattTGCCAGGAGAactgtacatttcggactgcattgtgccgagtatgaaaattggtggaggaggaattatggtgtggggttgtttttcaggagttgggcttggccctttagttccagtgaaaggaactttgcatgctccaggataccaaaacattttggacaattccatgctcccaacctggtgggaacagtttggagggagccccttcctcttccaaaatgactttgcaccagtgcacaaagcaaggcccATAAAGACATGGAGGACAGAGGctggtgtggataaacttgactggcctgcacagagtcctgacctgaacccgatagaacacctttgggatgaattagaacggagaccgagagccagggcttctcgaccaacatcagtgtgtgacctcaccaatgcgctttcggaagaatggttgaaaattgctataaacacactgtgcaaccttgtggacagccttcccagaagagttgaagctggaaTAGCTGCAAGAGGTGGACTGACATATTGAAACCTATGGgtcaggaatgggatggcactttaagttcatatgtgggtcaaggcaagtggccaaatactATTGGcaatgtaaatgtagtgtatatccaaccaaaagaaaatgtcaacagacatggtcacgcATAACagaacctgctcactgaactttgtggaaattataaaaaaaaaaaaaaaaaagtctactcaccataaaaaaaaatatctaaatcacacccattaaaaatcaattacagagcatgatggggaaaatgcaaaacactctccacacttatccatgtttggaacattttagctgcttgctaTTTCTGAATGATTACAAAACATTAAGAAGGTTgacacggaagtaaacaaggcagaagtcgaactttcacatactcttagtaTCCAActatattattaattatataccGTTACATCAAGACAATATGTACATGAATGTGgaggctgtgtatatatatatataaaatactgtcCTAATACTTCAACATACATTTTCTTGTTTCCCCTTTCGTTAGAACTGACTCAGCTGAGCGGTGTGGCAGCCATCTTGCGCTTTCCTATTGCCGACTTTTCAGAGGGAGAAGACAGCAGCTCAGATGACGATTGATGACAGAAATATTGCTGATTAAAAGACACAAATTCAATATTGACTCTTTGGGTATTGCAATAATATCAGGTGCAGTCCGCCAGaagaaacattttcaaaatgacaAAGCTACACAAATAGCAACATATTGGTTCCTCGCCAGCAAAAATGTCCTCCCACATTTCTGTTCACATTTATCTTTACACAAACCAAGCATTTTTAATTGTTATTGATTTGAATTTAAAATGATTTTACCtgccctgcgatgaagtagcgatttgtccagggtgtaaccgccttccacccaattgtagctgatagccaccagcgcccccaaagggaataagcggtagaaaatggatgattttCCCTTCAAAGCATGCAGCAAGAGTTCTTAGGTTTTTGCATAGAAACCCATGGTACTGAAatgccatccatttctaccgcttattcccttttggggttgtggggggcgctggtgcctatctcagctacaatcgggcggaaggtggcgtacaccctggacaagtcgccacatcatcgcagggccaacacagatagacaacattcacactcacattcacacactagggccaatttagtgttgccaatcaacctatccccaggtgcataactttggaggtgggaggaagccggcgtacccggagggaacccacgcattttttggagagaacatgcaaactccacacaggattgtgtggagtttgaacccaggactactcaggacctttgtattgtgaggcccGCTACTGAAAtgataaaatggaaaaaatatattcatATGTTTACACACACTACTTCCATGGCTTATGAGTTTCCTACGATCAGTTTATACATCAAATGCCTCTTAACTGCCTGAATTAATCGGTTTACAATACATCAAACTTATATTTAGGCCCGTTATGAGATTCTAGTGTTGTTAAATTGTTTTAAAATGACCTCATGACCGTGAATAATCAGTAATTATTAATCAACACTGTCCAAAACGTtgagtcactcacacacacacaaactttggGATTTGGCGGACGTCTCAAAAAGATTCTCGAAATGCAATTAAGTATATTTTATAGACACAATGTTGATATACTCATGTGTAGCATTTGAAACTAGTAATAATTCACAAAAAAGTAATTAAACCTAAGCTATAGCAGAACCACTCACAGATTTCAAAGTGGTGGGTAAgcctatatttattttatttaataaataagagAGCAGATATTGGACATATGCAAAATATTTAACTGTCATTTTAGCCAAAGGCTAATTTTGGTGTTCTCTCTGGTCAAGTTGATGTGATCATGCAGCAACAGAGTACTATTATCTAGACATGGTAACATTTCAAACAAAACGACAAGGGAGGCACAAGTTGTTTCTCTTACACCAAATGAAATGTAAGACCAGataaaatgtcttgtttttatttCACAAATAATAGTACTAGTTATAAAGCGTATTTGTTGGCCTGGAAATTTCAAATGCTTTCAAACAATCAAACAATTGAATTAAAAGCAAACAGTGTTAATAACATACTTTTATTTagcacaggtaaaaaaaaaaaaaaaagtgttttcagcctagatgtaaacattacacatgtgAGATGGTGAAATAGTATGGCTAAATAACCTGAGTTTTTTGTTCCAAAATTATTTCAACAACCCCACTTCATGTGATCACAAACAAAACCACTTTGCGGAAAAGTATTACAATAATGTGACTGTTGTAAAATAAACATACAGTATGCACATTTCATAAACATGGATTTAATCTCCTCTGTCCCTCTCTTGACTTAGATGTGGCTGCTTGTGACCAGAAGCTCCACCCACCTTGTcaaacattttgacaaaatacttaCCTTGCATGTAACCCCTTTTCAGCCCATAGACCAAATTAGTCCAGATCCAAAACCACTACAACTGGACTCATAACTAGAGCCCCGAGTGGCTTATTTTGATCTCAAACTGGACTAGTGTGGTTTTCATGCTGAAAAAGGGGTCAAATGTGTATTGCAGTCTCTCAAACTACATTTTTTCTTTATGGATTCAGTCCAAATTTTAGAGGTATTGgtaaattgattttatttttatgtgGTCTAGATGTAACAGAGGCCAGCCTGTGTGGCTGGGCCATGTCTACTTTGGTTAAACTGCACAAGCAACGCTGGTTACTGGGTTGATAGCTCAGTAGCTAGCACACTCACTTCTCTCATGCTGGTTGACCAACAGAAGTAGGGACTGAACCAAGCGGGTTACACTAGTGCCATGACCCGGATGAGAGCGGTTTAGGGGGACTAGTGTGACAGAAGGCAGCCAGGGTGGCTGGGCCATGTGTAAATTAGTAAATTAGTCATTCCCTGCCTACCTTAAGAACATTGCTAGTTGTCAGGTTTATACTCTGGCTTTTAGCACGGTAGCTAGCACACTCATGCTGGACAATAGTTAGAGTTAAGTCCCGAGCAGAACAGAAAGCAGGGACTGAACCAGGCGGGTTACATACACTAATGTCCGCTTGTCGGAAATTTGATGAGTTGGGGTCACACATTCTAACGGTAACTTGCTGTACTTCTTTAATGTTCATTTATTATATTTTCACAAATGTAACTAAGGTTTCACAATTACAACTGTTTTCATAAGCTGTGTGTGATGTAGGCCCAATCTGAAAAGACCAAATAGAATGTATTTTTCTCTGAATTTGGACTAATGTGGTCACAAATAGATAAAAGAtataacaatttatttttatacatatttaaacGTTCATTTTTTGTTACAAGTATTCATTGATGACATTTCAAGTAAGGTGTCTGGTATCAATCACCAGTGCTAAAGTGCGTTTTAATACTTAGCTCCATTAATCCATTGACTTCTAAATAAATTTGATTTAATGACTAGGACACTGGTAGTTTTTAATCCAGGTCAGATCCTCCAGAGTCCCCCAGTGCAGGTAAATGATGGCGCAAATAACCATGACATGCATGATCTGGTGGCTATTTCCCCAGTTGTCAAAGAGCCCTGGGCTGAAACGCTCCGGTATCTGGATAACGTTGACCAGCCCACccaggacagccagcacttccaTGATGGCAAAGAGATGCAAAGAGTTAGGGCTGCCCACCCCAATACCGTACGCCCGAAAGAGGAAGAGGCTCAAGCGGAACAAGGCCTGCCACACAAAAGCCTGCAAACGCAGCACGTTGGTGCGAGCCGTGGTAGCACAGTAGATCCCGTAGGCCGACAAGAAGATGTAGACCAGCAAGGCAGCCTGCTGCACAGTCGGGAGGCACAGGAGCGTGATGTGGATGATGGGGAGAGCCCCTAGGGACAGAACATGTTTTTCCTCAGAGCAGTCGGATTACATACAACTACACTcccagcataaaaaaaaaaaaaaaagtatgacctCCCCAAGTAATTGTAATAGTTTTTTCTACACTTACCACCTAGAACAAGACTTGTTTTATAGATACTATACATTCGTATCAATTACTGCCAAATTGCAGCAAGCTGACATTTGTTTCAAGATGATTCTAATTCAAATATGAAATAATTTAGTCAACATatgttccatccattttcaaccgattatcccctttggggtcgctggtgcctatctcagctacaatcgggcggatggcagggtacaacctggacaagtcgccacctcatcgcagggccaaaacagatagactaacaacatttacacactaaagtcaatttagtgttgccaatcaacctatcaccaggtgcatgtctttggaggtgggaggaagccggagtacccggagaggacatgcaaactccacacagaaagatcccgagcccgggattgaaccccagactacttaggacattcgtattgtgaggcagacatactaaccactcttccaccgtgaagtccCAATTCTAGCTAAAATGTGAATTTAAGAAATTATATGAAGTTCTTGTCAAAAATACAATCTGAAAGTAATATCTTAAACACTGATAAAGTAGATGTATGTAAATTTCATGAATTCATTTTAGCTTGTCATATTTTGAATATTTAACTGCAACCATAAACATAATGAAACAGCATTTAGATCACtaaaaatttaaatgtatttaattttggcaCAAAAAAAGGGAGCAAGTCAAAACAATGTATGTAGGCCAGTTTGTTTTAGATTACATAAGAATGTAAAATAAACTCgttaaacctatttaaaaaaaacaaaaaatgaaactgGACATATATATCCAGTATTTGCACCCACATTTTCATCAAAGAGCTGCAGCTTCGCCTTGGAGTTGGTAAAAGTCTGTGCTAAATTTTAAATCATGCCTCACACCTGTATGGTAGAAGGTTGTGTCCATACACCAGCACTTctcaaatatgttgtgttacaaCCTCCCCAGGAAGAAAATATTTCCACCGCTATTTGAGAGACTGCAATAAGCTAAGAAGTTGGTCAACTCTGAGATTCAATTAAGATATTGCGAGGGAGGCGTGAGAAGACGCTCATTTGGTcccattttatttttaacttgaGTGCATTATGCTTAATTCATTATGTAAATGGGGAACACACGTCTTGTGCTGAAAGATAAACATCCCATAAGTCAACATCTAACTGAAAGTAAACATTGTACAGTgatatgttcatagtttgtattttatttttttcagaacCTGGTAAAACTGCTACATaatgcgtgtttttttttttttttttacattcaactgCTTATAAGCACccaaaacttgtagctcattctCTGTATTTTCAGGCTCAGAAATATAAAGTTCTGGATCATCTGTCTTAAAGTTGACATTGTTGTGTTCacggtctgccatgattagtattAGTAAAGGGAAATAGCGAACATTGTGATGCGCTCTGTTATTAATACACCACAATagtgcttaaaatgaccaaaatacagtaattaCCTATGAAAATGCattttactacattacatgtacagtacaggccaaaagtttggacaccttttcattcaatgtgttttattttcctgatgaaggcatcacaactgtaAATGAACAAATtttgagttatgtacttaacaacaaaaaaaaaaaggtgaaataactcaaaacatgttttttattctactttctttaaaatagccaccttgtctgattactgctttgcacactcttggcattctctcgatgagcttcaagcacacctgtgaagtcaaAACTATTTCAGGTAACTACCTCttcaagctcatcgagagaattccaaaagtgtgcaaagcagtaatcagagcaaagggtggctatttaagAAActtaaatataaaacatgttttcagttatttcacatttttttgttaagtacataactcaacatgtgttcattcatagtattgatgccttcagtgacagtgTACAATGCATGAAAATTAAGGTTTGTACTGTACTGCACTTATGGCATGAATATAAAAcaacctgcattgttagccacctcttgctaACATTTAGTTATGATTtagaaagcataaaaaaaaaagtcttgtcTCCTACAGGGATTGTGAGTgagacaattataaaaaaaaaagtgttcaccTTTGATCATATAATTTAAGTTTCAGTTAGTTCTAATTTAATTTGCCAGCAGCGATCACATGGTTACACTGCCTTGTTAGACCAGATGTGGTTCCTTAAACATGTAAGACATCTATTGAGATATTTTTCCACCTACCCAGAGTGCTGACCAAGCACACACCAAACATGTCGAGCGAGAGCAGGGTGTCGTACACGTGCTCCCCTCCCACATGGTTCATGAACACGTGGTAGACCACCGAGCCCACTGTGGGGCTGAGGCAGGCCAAGTAGTGGACCACACAGATCCAGGCGCTGTCCACCTCTCTCCAAGGAATTCTGAAGGGCAGGAGGACCAGGAAGAGGAAGAAGGGAATACCTGCAGAGAAGATGCAGGCGGTCATTTGTTTGGAGCGGAACCAAGCTGGCACACATGCATTAATACCCTTTGCTTCCTCAGTAAGAGTGTTAGACTTAATTAACTTAAGGGATGGTGAAGGAGAAAATGAAGCAGAGCCTGACCCACCTGGAGTACTTGACACCTCAGCATGGTGCAACCCATAACATGCCCAACATTATTCTTTGTAAATGCACATGTTGGATATATTTGGCTGATTGTGCAGTTATAAACTTAAGCAAGGAGAAGTCAGCCGATAAAGAGCCGGTTAACAGTTGGATATTTCCAGAACAGGGATTCACAGGGCAGATTAGAGCTAATACCCCATATCCTCATTACACAGCTCTGTCAAGTCAGCTTTCAAACGGTCACTAGTGAGAGTACAGTAGACATCTGCGACAAGGTGAGCATCTTTTAGTGTATGCATGTTTAAAAAGACAGAAAAGTCTCACCATGAGTGTAGATGTTGCCCAGCTCATTATGCATGTAAAACAGGCTCCGCAGACACTCCTGAGCGGTGGACACTGGACGGTAGCCCGTCAGGACATACTTGTTGAATTGCAGATGAGACGGGGTTTTAGTGAAGTCCAACAGCCGTGGCCCTTTGCGAACCATCATAACTTCCCTGCTGGCCACATGCAGCATTCTTAAGAGAGGCCGCACAAGACCCTGACGAGGGCAAGACCTCTGC is part of the Nerophis ophidion isolate RoL-2023_Sa linkage group LG08, RoL_Noph_v1.0, whole genome shotgun sequence genome and encodes:
- the paqr4b gene encoding progestin and adipoQ receptor family member 4; translation: MLHVASREVMMVRKGPRLLDFTKTPSHLQFNKYVLTGYRPVSTAQECLRSLFYMHNELGNIYTHGIPFFLFLVLLPFRIPWREVDSAWICVVHYLACLSPTVGSVVYHVFMNHVGGEHVYDTLLSLDMFGVCLVSTLGALPIIHITLLCLPTVQQAALLVYIFLSAYGIYCATTARTNVLRLQAFVWQALFRLSLFLFRAYGIGVGSPNSLHLFAIMEVLAVLGGLVNVIQIPERFSPGLFDNWGNSHQIMHVMVICAIIYLHWGTLEDLTWIKNYQCPSH